CAACGTATAACAAGAAATCAAGATTAACAAATCTGTAAACCAAActaaaaactgaaaaaaatctcagtttagaaaaaaaacaatgataatatcatcatcatcatcgatgagcAACAGAAAAAGCGACGTACTAAAGATTTTTGTCGTGATTAAAGATGTTATCACAATTGCCCATTATATATGGCACGcttataatgataaacaggtattattttttttctacttatCGTTTGTAACAgttattagtttttttttaacaaaattgttgattacTTACCAttggtcattatcattatgatgatttttcattgtctaATTATTTGCTTACATCAACATCCACAGCCATAATACTGATAttcgtttgaaaataattcagCCATGtttgagacaaaaaaaaattgaatggaattgattcaatgattatatttatttgaaacaacaaacaaaacaaagctgaattgatgatgtattGAATTTATGGGTTTTtggttggatttttttttctttttctgtcttttgaaaatgaaaaattgacgcatcaacaatttttttttttcgttggaggagctaaaaaaagaaaaagaaatttgtcAAATGAATGTCTTGTGAAAACGAtgaacaagagaaaaaaaaacatgacaaGCTTGAATTTACATTCCAGTTCCGGGATTGTCATTCAGATCAAtccattcatgatgataatattcagataaaaaaaagaaatatcgatgctacaaaaaaaaattgtatgaaacgatgaataaaaattgacttgtcaaaacgaaaaaaaagtaacaatgtttttttcacatcatattattattatcatcatcatcatcatgatgaatttcactgtcaaataaccatcatcatcatcgtcatcaaaaaaatcagattatCCAGATATATTTGTTCGAAAAATTATAATCGCCTTAAATCAGAACttaatacaaacaaaacaagtgttcgaatcgaatgtttgAATCAAGAGTATGTATTCATTCACGACATTTAAACATTTCGATTCAAACATTTCACACTTAGGTGTTGATATTTaacctgttttttttctatttttttctgttttgctgaaaaaaatacaaataacaAATTGATACATCATACGTACACCGACATATCATTTTGCCATCGATCATTCACATACACAACCGATCttgataatattttcatctagctttgaaatgaatggttGTACATCAATCtagatatcatcattacaacaatcgatatgaattgatgataatattgttgttgttgttgatgatgataatacatGATAACGATGGTCATAAATTATGGTCTTTAAaacttgaaatgaaaaaaaacttgttgttAAAGGCAGTTTGAAAgagttttttaaaaatttaatcatcaaaaaattaaGAATCACTTTGGATAGTAATGGACGAAATTATTGATTCTGTAACAATcgatatttaaattttttaaaaatattcaatcaagATTAAATATCCGTACGGCATTTAGATGAAAcattttctgtttcatttcCATAGAAAAACGATCAGatgaattatcaatcattgaacCAGGAGAACTTTCACCAagtttgaatggaaaatctGATCCAAGTAATAACGAATCGCATccgaaaaaattcaatgccAATTCTAATGCATTTGGATCATGAAGTAATGTATCGGCACaaatatttggattttttttaagatAATGGGTAGGAGTTTGAACATCGTCACGCATATTTTCtggataaaatttaaatgctTGATCGGCTCGTTGATTGATATATGGTAATGTTCCAGCACCATGTGCAAGGATAATCTTCAATCGAGGATGACGTTCTAAAACACCGCTAAATGCTAATTGTAATGCAGCGGTTGAAGTTTCGGCAGTCATGCCAATAATATATggtaaaaagaatttatccCAACGTTTAGGCTTAACCATATTCCATGGATGAATAAACAATGGCATATTATAATCAGTGGCTGCCTTCCAAAATGGTTCGAATATTGGATCATCCaatgatttatcattaaCATGTGTTCCAATGATGAGACCTTTCATTCCAAGTTCAGATTTACAACGAATCATTTCTTTAATAGCAAGCTCAACGTTTTGCATTGGTAACGTTCCAAGACCAATTAATTTATCAGGGCATTGTCGTACAACGTGTGTAATGTTATCATTTAAATATCTTGATACAAATTCATTATCTTCACCTTTTGCCCAATAATTAAATGTAACAGGTACGGTTGAAATAATCTGTTTGCTGACACCtaaaaaaatgggaaaagaaacaaatcactaatcatcattaattttgatttgacaAAGAATCATAccatttttttgcatttccATTAAACGTGTCTGAACGCAATAGAGtctttcatcaacatctcTCATGAATGATCCATCATCGTAAATAAgtttagaaatttttttaccattcgAATCGATCTTATGTTCCAATTGAACCCAACCAGAATAAccgaatttcttttttttatcattaataacaaatgaaacaaaaagtattattaatttgaaaGTTTTTCAATCTCTACTTACTTCTTTAAATGATGGAAGAATTTCCGGCAGAATATGTGCATggatatcaattttttccataattgttttttttattgacaaaattgatttagttcgattgattaattgaaaattaatccaCAATGATTTGCGATatagcaacagcaacagtaTTTATATGATGAGATGACGATCATGAcatatattttgttgttgccaatcaaaataaccataatcaattatcgaatgattgaaatcaataagattgaataatttttgatgaccattgatcaattcattcaaattatcgttaaataaaatccaaatcTAAATCGtttaataaattcattatcacTTTTATATTAATGATTATCGTAACAGTTTCATAattccgattttttttattttagtcatcatcatcatcatcatttaaccatgaaacaaaatttgaaatttgaactTTGATGCATTTATTAtcggggaaaaaaataatcaatattttcaaccATTCAGGCATTCACAAAGATTTTTGAAGATAATATGGTTTTTATATGATAACAAAtgtaatcaccatcatcatggaaatCATGtcatgaaaatggaaaaaaatatttacaaaatcaaaaaaatgaagacaaaaaaaataaagattaatttggtatgaaaaaaaaattcataaaatagcatattgatcatataataattgtcgtattttgaaatattcattcGATACGGTTCCTTCTAGGTGAATACGACCGGATTCTGTTCGTTTCACCTCTACCTGTCCATTACATAGTAATACACCACCGGAAAATTCTGCCTGTATATCATGTTTCATTAATATTTGTTTAAAATCcgataatttcaattcatttacaaATATTGTTTGATGTGTAGGCATTTCCGATGATGGTAATTGTTTTAATATTGGTATCATTTCACGATTATtgttacgatgatgatcaatttgaatcattaatgttgaatctaattcatcttttttattattatttggttcATTCGAATcggaatttgtttgttgttgatcttcATCTTGTGGCAATATAGATTCAGTTATATCCATATCGATTTCAGCTTCAACCCATGATAATTGTGCACCATCTTtataatgagaaaatttcaatgaactAACCAAAGCAtctttcaatttaatttgataaatATGACGTTCAGTTGTTGCATCGACTAATTCAGAAATTTTTGgcgtaaaaatttttcccgGTACACAATCATTATTCTGGCAATACGAGGCAAAACTATTAGCTTTATCAGTTAGACCACGAACCAATACTAAACGTCGTGGCcttatcaatttgattatccGTTTTAGTGATTCACCGTCTGAACGACCttcaaaatcgatcaattcaaTCTTAGCTTTTATTTGCAATTCTTCCAGATTCCGAATACATTTTGTTGggtttgtttcttttgtcgattcattcattgtatcatcatttattttggcCATATTTTCACCgccatttttcaattcttcagatatcatcatattttctttatcttccataaacatttttgacatatcaaatattgaataatcatctgcattgattatttcacc
This is a stretch of genomic DNA from Dermatophagoides farinae isolate YC_2012a chromosome 2, ASM2471394v1, whole genome shotgun sequence. It encodes these proteins:
- the LOC124499472 gene encoding 2-amino-3-carboxymuconate-6-semialdehyde decarboxylase encodes the protein MEKIDIHAHILPEILPSFKEKFGYSGWVQLEHKIDSNGKKISKLIYDDGSFMRDVDERLYCVQTRLMEMQKNGVSKQIISTVPVTFNYWAKGEDNEFVSRYLNDNITHVVRQCPDKLIGLGTLPMQNVELAIKEMIRCKSELGMKGLIIGTHVNDKSLDDPIFEPFWKAATDYNMPLFIHPWNMVKPKRWDKFFLPYIIGMTAETSTAALQLAFSGVLERHPRLKIILAHGAGTLPYINQRADQAFKFYPENMRDDVQTPTHYLKKNPNICADTLLHDPNALELALNFFGCDSLLLGSDFPFKLGESSPGSMIDNSSDRFSMEMKQKMFHLNAVRIFNLD